Below is a window of Penaeus vannamei isolate JL-2024 chromosome 34, ASM4276789v1, whole genome shotgun sequence DNA.
GACACCAGGGCCACGCACCCTGCCGGCCATGATGTCCCTAAGACCGAAAATTCCCTCGATAGCAAGTCTGGCCGCTCAAGCCTGGATGCCTTCCCCACGCCTCCAGTCTCTGTCCCCTCAGTGTTGTCTACGGTGCTGACCATGCCTCCAGCACTCAGTTTGGCTTCCTCAACTCTGGTTCCTCCTATAAAATTACCTAACTTAGCGACGACAACGGTAACGGACCCCACCCCCCGAGAAGACGGCGACTCGCCCCATACAAAGCGGAGAAAGAGAATGCGACGGAAGTCCGGAGAAGGCGGGGATAGCGGAGACAGCGATGGCAGGTCCTCAGGCTCACCAGGAGATGGCATCCATCTACCACGTATTCCAGCAACTATAACGCCCATTGCAGCTCTACATTCTAACCGTGACCAGCACCAGCAGCACAAAGAACGTGAGAGAGACctcgaaagggaaagggaatgggaacgGGAACGGGAGCGCGAACGTGAacaggaaagagaacgagagcgagagagggaacgagaaagggaacgagagcgagagagggactcCCGAGAACCACTCAGAGTGAATAGTCCTTCGCCCGAAAACCTGGTAGGGTCGTCGAGAGGAGACAGCCACATTGATATCCCTCGGTCGTCCCCTGCCAGTCGTCCGGACTCCGACCCACGTTCGAGTAGCCCTAGTAAAGCCCTGTCACTCCTTGTACGACCAGACGAAAACAGCAGTGATGCAAACCACCAGTCGGACGATGAATACGAAGAGAGGAACCATGACCGTCCAAGCCATGACCAGATGCCTGATACGCCCGGGCCTTCCACCTCACGCCTCTTGACCGACGACGCTCCACACACACCAAGTGAGTTTTTGCGATTATATTTTTGATTTCCTTAGAGAGGGATTTCTGAGGAATGTTAGTACGTTATAGTTAACGATGGTAAAGCAATCGAGGCAAAACCAGAAAGATGCATTTCAAGAAATAACAATTGATCGAAAGGCATTGAACTCAATACACCTTCCGGTAAACATGTAATCCATCCGTCTAGAACTTCTAATTGTAGTTAAGGAACCATAATCCAATATTCAGATTAATGCAACGTCACTCATTTGTTGGTGTATCTAAAACCTAAGTATTTTCACTCCCTAGGTTATATGTGGCCGTACCCACCAGACACGTCAGCCAGCGAtgattcctctttcccttcgctAGAAAATAATCAAGGTAAAGTGACAGATGTGAAGGTTATCGTAGCCTTAGTGGACATGTTaagatcatttttttctgttccttattTTTAAGCTATTTTGTTTATCACATTTGATATCTTAAATTTCAAAGAGGGACGTGAATACATTTgatggtttatttttttccttttcttttctttttttctcatgatataattatttgtaaaggaaaaattattctttttttattttcttggtccACTAAGGTTTCTGTTTGGTAGTAATGTAGTTAGCACTTGGCACAAAATTTATTTTGACTGATTTATATTGGCCATAATTGTTTAAGCACAGTAAATATTATTCTGTATCAAGACATTTCTATcatactgttttctctctctttttttttcttttttttttcaattatttactCCACACTCATGATATCCATGTGTTTTTCCTTGatttaagaaaatatatttgattttttgtttccACTATCTTCATGGTTATTTTTTGTCAGTTGACTCACGCACAGGTCTCAAATTTGCTTCACTTGATAGAGATATTCCGTGCCAATGTAGTGTAGTGATGATGTAGCCTTGTAGAGACTAGCTGAAGGTGGAGAGTAGCCACATGTAACACACTTATTGGGCAGTCCCATACATTTCTTAGAGGTAATAGTCAACCTTAGTGGGTTCAGGGTGATGGTGTTGTACTGCTCAGTTCTCAGGGCTCGGCAACTGCCAGCGTTTTGTCACCTGAGGACgtgtcagtgtatatatacactttaaaattattattattagtttgaaGATGCTAGTTTGTACAGCAAGAAATTGCTGTTCTGATTGTagaatttctttttattgttttttttattgttataataattttcttttctctcaagaCCTAGATGTTTGTGCATTCTCTGAATATATAAGCATGACTAGgtcttcattcatttttgtttatttattttttcctctcagtATTATGATTTCTCAGATAGCTCAAGCAGGAACACACCGTGTACTcggcccattttttttctttattgctatcaACATAATTCCATATTTGTTTTGGTTTACAGTTATAGCttcctctttgcctttctttttttcaatgattttttttttttcttcttctttcttttttctcattcttctttaaaGGCCCAATAGGTGTGTTAGACTTTCCTTACAAGCCCAAGGTGGTCATTGTTTGTATACTCCCCAAAGTCCCCATGTTGTTGTTATCTGCTCCGTCAGAACTTTGGTTGTCGTACGTTTTGGTTCTTACAATAGTTGGTGTCTGGAAGGATTGTTGTTTGgacgtttttctctttatttatctgttttttataaCAGAAAGGTTTGGCATTGGCAGTGAGTAATACAAATTTTTTAGCAGGCTAACTCCTAGCAATTTGTGTAGGAAAATGTATGCTTTACCCAGAACCAgcctcagttatatatatatatatatatatatatatatatatatatatatacatatacatatacatatacatatacatatacatatacatatacatacacatacacatacacatacacatacacatacacatacacatacacatacacatacatatacatacatacatacatacatacatatatatatatatatatatatatatatatatatatatatatatatatatatatatatatatatatatatatatatatatatatatatatatatatatacatatatatatatatacatatatatatatatacacatatatatatatatatatacatatatatatatatgtatatatatatatatatatatatatatatatacatatatatatatatatatatatatatatacatatatatatacatatatatatagatatatatatatatacatatatatatatatatatatatataaatacatatatacatatatatatatatatatatatatatatatatatatatatatatatatatatatatatatatatttgtgtgtgtgtgtgtgtatatgtatatgtagatatgagtGTCTGGATGATATTtggaaacaattatgataaaaggaCAACAGATAGTGGTTGGCTATTTTTGTTAGGTTCTGTTTGCTTGTATTGTTTTACGATATGCGCAAAATACACATGTACCACAAGTGTTGTGAACATGTTTTTTCTTATCAGAAAGGAAGAATTGGTTATTTTTGTCACAAAATTGTGAAGCGACACAGCCAAGACAAGAAGTTACATACCACAGGACACTAGTGCTCACACACCACCACCTGTCACCATCATACCATCAGAAACTGTATCAGGAGGGGAAGTTGGAGCTgatgtcttctcttcctcgttgCAGGGATATGGAAAAACAAATTTCTGGCCCCCTACCTAGGCTCTCCTTTGGCCCCCATTCCCCCACGGTCCCACCCAGGTTTGGGCTCTCCTTTTCCTGGGTTATATggcccacctcccacctctccctggGGGCGtcactcccctcctacccctaccctgtCTGCTCCTCAACTGATGCGTTCCAACGAGTGCTCTCGCTGTGGCCGCCTCTACAAGACGCGTAAGGGTTTGAAGCACCACATCAAGAATGAGTGCGGAGTGGAACCTCGGTTTCAGTGCATCCACTGTGACTGGAAGTTCAAGCAGAAGGCTCACCTTCTAAGGCACgtggcacgcaaacacacagcaAGCTGAGAACGCCTGCATGCACTTGTAAGGCCCACAATAGTGGCAGGTAATGTCATATCCATATTGTTTGGTGCTGGGCGGTGGATGGCAGCAAGCTGGGCATGGGAAGATGACCTGAACACACGAGACGGTGCTTGACATCACAAATTGGATATAAGAATGCTGGCCCAGCAGTGCTCAGGGGCCCCACAGTGTGGACCATGAGGCACGTGTGTGCTTACCCAGGACCCATGTGCCGTGCATTCATGGCCATGTCTACTTacctgtggtgatggtggtggtgttggttagCAGAGTAACAGAGGTGACTCCAGTGTACAGCAGCATCAGATGGACTGTTGGACTGGAAACACCAAGAACACAGTTTGTGATTAAGAAAATATTCTCAAGTGCTCTCAATTCCAAGGACTTTTATCCAGCAGTAAGAAACTGGACTGGGCATGTGatggaaggaaaataataacatgcCTCACTCACATTCCCATATTGGACACAAATGTCTTAACCTTTTCAAAATGTGTAAAGGCAGCTTCAACTACTTTTTCTTGGCTGGAAAATTACTTTAAGATACTTTAACATTAGAACTGGTGAAAATGTCAGGAAACCAGTGGTAACCCCAGTGATCTAATCAGCATGTACGCTAAAATATCTCATGTCTGCACTAATATTCACAGCATGAATAAATAggctattatgtgtgtgtgtgttcattttcatttgtatgtttctctccctccctttatctgtccatcccctcctctcatttctttccagCTCtcaattctcctctctctctcatatgtctctctctagtctctactctttctcttctatttctctctctttctcttctatttctctctctttctcttctctttctcttctatttctctctctttcttgtctatttctctctctcttctctatttctctctctttttcttctctgtttctctctgtctcttctctattcctctctttctctttctctatttctctctctctttctctttttctctatttctctttccctctccctctccctccccctccctcccttcctccctcgctctctctctctcgttctctatttctgtctctttctctccttctgtctttctctttctctatttctgtctctttctctttctctatttctgtctctttctctttctctctttctgtctctttctctttctctatttctgtctctttctctttctctatttctgtctctttctctttctctattctagtgtctctgtcctctttctctttctctatttgtctctgtctctttctctttctctatttctctctctttctctttctctatttctctcactcttctctttctcactttctctctctctctctatttctcgatcGGCCCTCActcgactctccctctccccggccATCCCGCCTCGAGccggccccccctccctctctccctccctcccttcctctctcccctctctctctctcctctctctctctctcccctctttctctctcccctctctctcctctcccctctctctcctcgcccctctccctctgtccctccccccccccctctctctcccctcctccctccctctctcattctctctctctcactctctctccctctctctctctctctctctctctctctctctctctctctctctctctctctctctcctctctcttctctctctctcttctctcttctctcttctctcttctttctctctcttctttctctctcttctttctctccctctctctctctctctcttctctctctctctctctctctctctctctctctctctctctctctctctctctctatcaatctctctctctctctctctccctctctctctctctctctatcaatctctctctctctctctctcctctctctctctctctatcaatctctctctctctctctctctctctctctctctatcaatctctctctctctctctctctctccctctctctctctctccctctccatcaacctctctctctcctatcatccctctctccctctctctctctctatccccctctctccctttctctctctctcccctctctcccctctctctctcatcccctctctctctctccctctctctctctctctctctctctctctctctctctctctctctctctctctctctctctctctctctctctctctctcttcttctctctctctctcctctttctctctccctctctctctctccctctcttctctctctctctctctctctctctctctctctctctctctctccctctttctctctctctttatctctcgctctttctctctctttctctctccctctttctctctcgctctttctctctctttctctctcgctctttctctctcgctctctctctttatctctctctctctctctctctctctctctctctctctctctctctctctctctctctctctctctctctctctctctctctctctctctc
It encodes the following:
- the LOC113813145 gene encoding sex determination protein fruitless isoform X5, giving the protein MRGKMVDQQQFCLRWNNHGSTLVAVFENLLASESLVDVTLFAEGKLFKAHKVVLSACSPYFQTLFAQTIDKHPIVILKDVKHVELKALLDYMYRGEVNVSQDQLGPLIKTAESLKIKGLADGSNKAEGGDTRATHPAGHDVPKTENSLDSKSGRSSLDAFPTPPVSVPSVLSTVLTMPPALSLASSTLVPPIKLPNLATTTVTDPTPREDGDSPHTKRRKRMRRKSGEGGDSGDSDGRSSGSPGDGIHLPRIPATITPIAALHSNRDQHQQHKERERDLEREREWEREREREREQERERERERERERERERERDSREPLRVNSPSPENLVGSSRGDSHIDIPRSSPASRPDSDPRSSSPSKALSLLVRPDENSSDANHQSDDEYEERNHDRPSHDQMPDTPGPSTSRLLTDDAPHTPSYMWPYPPDTSASDDSSFPSLENNQGIWKNKFLAPYLGSPLAPIPPRSHPGLGSPFPGLYGPPPTSPWGRHSPPTPTLSAPQLMRSNECSRCGRLYKTRKGLKHHIKNECGVEPRFQCIHCDWKFKQKAHLLRHVARKHTAS
- the LOC113813145 gene encoding longitudinals lacking protein, isoforms A/B/D/L isoform X4, with the protein product MRGKMVDQQQFCLRWNNHGSTLVAVFENLLASESLVDVTLFAEGKLFKAHKVVLSACSPYFQTLFAQTIDKHPIVILKDVKHVELKALLDYMYRGEVNVSQDQLGPLIKTAESLKIKGLADGSNKAEGGDTRATHPAGHDVPKTENSLDSKSGRSSLDAFPTPPVSVPSVLSTVLTMPPALSLASSTLVPPIKLPNLATTTVTDPTPREDGDSPHTKRRKRMRRKSGEGGDSGDSDGRSSGSPGDGIHLPRIPATITPIAALHSNRDQHQQHKERERDLEREREWEREREREREQERERERERERERERERERDSREPLRVNSPSPENLVGSSRGDSHIDIPRSSPASRPDSDPRSSSPSKALSLLVRPDENSSDANHQSDDEYEERNHDRPSHDQMPDTPGPSTSRLLTDDAPHTPSYMWPYPPDTSASDDSSFPSLENNQGLVLCEGWLATGLWGGRSRSVSGGGGRSSSTGEAADASGTGGGGGGGGGGGGASGNTHACPKCGRTYTLRSNLSRHMRLECGVERRYSCSYCHKRFSHAHHLRSHERSIHAQATPNPPIKAIQPRPQDQLIKQETETSLQNTNEQQ
- the LOC113813145 gene encoding protein tramtrack, beta isoform isoform X3, coding for MRGKMVDQQQFCLRWNNHGSTLVAVFENLLASESLVDVTLFAEGKLFKAHKVVLSACSPYFQTLFAQTIDKHPIVILKDVKHVELKALLDYMYRGEVNVSQDQLGPLIKTAESLKIKGLADGSNKAEGGDTRATHPAGHDVPKTENSLDSKSGRSSLDAFPTPPVSVPSVLSTVLTMPPALSLASSTLVPPIKLPNLATTTVTDPTPREDGDSPHTKRRKRMRRKSGEGGDSGDSDGRSSGSPGDGIHLPRIPATITPIAALHSNRDQHQQHKERERDLEREREWEREREREREQERERERERERERERERERDSREPLRVNSPSPENLVGSSRGDSHIDIPRSSPASRPDSDPRSSSPSKALSLLVRPDENSSDANHQSDDEYEERNHDRPSHDQMPDTPGPSTSRLLTDDAPHTPSYMWPYPPDTSASDDSSFPSLENNQDYLRAYNLVRAGFPGLLPSRMSTDILARPPPIGLPLLLKGREKSSPKSMLGYPFSETPKQFACEKCGRTYASTGNLKRHKKYECGVEPQFSCPICKKKFQHRHSVKIHVFSTHRNEAGEGGPNDAPKDSPALFPTSEGMAAVGSGPCKDEFFPIPQEANAPTTQNQDG